In Calonectris borealis chromosome 10, bCalBor7.hap1.2, whole genome shotgun sequence, a single genomic region encodes these proteins:
- the LOC142086396 gene encoding LOW QUALITY PROTEIN: uncharacterized protein LOC142086396 (The sequence of the model RefSeq protein was modified relative to this genomic sequence to represent the inferred CDS: substituted 1 base at 1 genomic stop codon) translates to MGNTQREILKKSPLGCVLAHWKDIVGTGGTESKKTLIKYCNQWWPLYKLESEAKWPFNGSIDYNTLLQLMLFLRREGKWDEVSYADMFFTLRNHPEWQRDCGMVLPQDPMVLALERENNKKSESKLRRCCSACSIGHRCIKVNKIHQAPEPDLTDLFKPPPRPQERGADSDETSTPPDSPVSSRTRKKSVPTALQAPLREAVGPEGGTMLIKVPFSTTDLGEWKKVAKDYRSDPIGVTKHFQFIIKQHNPDWRDIQLLLEYMTETEKQLILKTAGDLAEDHYKITREDVKEFFPLQDPKWDPNRSADIEKLQGYQEWISRGIERAIPKTINWSVLYAVKQGPSESPSEFLDRLRDAMRHNTPLDPGSEVGIQQLVSLFLGQSTGDIRRKLQKLRTTESRNLEVLLDEAWRVFSNREEGYRQGQRRIIAAVREEEERIPRRLGKDQCAFCKRIGHWKNECPEKWKRKEKEWNNQKRRIVAHVKKDXWEPGESTLADPLVIMQLGKEQKKVEFLVDTGATYSVLNQALMPLGSDYIMVKGATGQSEKAYFCEPLSYKLGKQWGIHKFLYMPNSPKALLGRDLLEQLGAIIKFEKGEITLEVNDQQYIQIMSLSLTSVPTEGKISEEIMNQVYPGVWATDVPGKAKNASPVEVKLKDGRQLVRIKQYPLRKEDREGIQPIIEKFLQLGLLKECESDFNTPILPVRKPDGSYRVVQDLRAINKITEDLYPVVANPYTLLTVLTPELTWFTVLDLKDAFFCLPLHKASQKIFAFEWENPKTGRKTQLTWTVLPQGFKNSPTIFGNQLAKDLESWEIPSEKGKLLQYVDDILIATETENDCITWTVSLLNFLGLQGYRVSKKKAQVIQRKVIYLGYEISAGQRTLGQARKEIICQTPRPQTVKELRTFLGMTGWCRLWIYNYGLLVKPLYALTTTEQKPLKWNKETIRAFELLKKALMSAPALGLPDASKPFFLFSHEKQGIALGILAQDLGPYRRAVAYLSKQLDATAKGWPGCLRAIAAVVLNIQEARKFTLGQKMTVLVSHTVSAVLEAKGGHWLSPQRFLKYQAIMVEQDDVEIVVTNIVNPASFLSKNTGEPVHHDCLETMEATYSSRSDLRDSPMENTENWFTDGSSYVLSGKRHAGYAITTSQEVIESRPLPMNTSAQKAEIIALTRALELARGKAVNIYTDSKYAFGVVHAHGAIWKERGLLNTQGKNIKHAEEILKLLEAVQLPEKVAIMHIKAHQKVNSELERGNELADREAKQAAKAKVKTEGALVPDGRISLEVSYRKDFGATVGRTIPGTPYLLHGNQD, encoded by the exons atgggtaacactcaaagggaaatcttgaagaaaagccccttaggctgtgtgcttgcccattggaaggatattgttggaactggagggacagaaagtaaaaagactctcattaagtattgtaaccaatggtggccgttgtataaattggaaagtgaggctaaatggccattcaatggatctatagattacaatactctcttacaattgatgctgtttttaagaagggaagggaagtgggatgaagtttcatacgcagatatgtttttcaccctccgaaatcatccggagtggcaaagggactgcgggatggtgctgccgcaggaccctatggtacttgcacttgagcgagaaaataacaaaaaatctgaaagtaaattgagacgatgctgttcggcgtgcagtattgggcatcggtgtattaaagtaaataaaatccatcaggcaccggagccagacttaactgacctgtttaagcctccccctcgaccacaggaacgaggtgcggactcggacgaaacttccactcccccagatagcccagtatcttcccgcaccagaaagaaatctgtcccgacagccttgcaggcacccctgcgagaagcagtaggacccgagggtgggacaatgctaatcaaggtacctttttccactactgacttaggagaatggaaaaaagttgcaaaggattataggagtgatccgataggggtaaccaagcattttcagtttataataaaacagcacaaccctgattggagggacatacaactgctattagaatatatgacagaaacagagaagcagttgattttaaaaacagcaggagatttggctgaggatcactacaaaatcacaagagaggatgtaaaggaatttttccccctccaggatccaaaatgggacccaaatagatcagcagatatagaaaaactacaaggctatcaagagtggatctcaagaggaatagaaagggccatccccaaaactataaattggtcagttttgtatgcagtgaaacagggtccctctgagtccccatccgaattcctggatcgattgagggatgcaatgcgccataatacgccactggaccctgggtctgaagtagggatacaacagctagtttctttgtttctaggtcagtccaccggggacattagacgtaagctccagaagttacgcactacagaaagcaggaatttggaagtattgttggatgaagcgtggagagtgtttagcaatagagaggagggttataggcaagggcagaggagaataatagcggctgttagggaagaggaagaaaggatacctaggcggctaggcaaagatcagtgtgcattttgcaaaagaattggtcattggaagaatgaatgtccggagaaatggaaaaggaaggaaaaggagtggaataatcagaagaggaggatagtggctcatgtgaaaaaggactgatgggaaccgggggaatctaccctagcggatccactggttataatgcagctagggaaggagcaaaagaaagtagaatttctggttgacacaggggcaacgtattcggttttgaatcaagccttgatgcccctgggaagtgactatatcatggtaaaaggggcaactggccaaagtgaaaaggcatatttttgtgaacctctgagttataaactgggaaaacaatggggcatccacaaatttctgtacatgcctaactccccaaaagcacttttggggagggatttattggaacaattgggtgcaataattaaatttgaaaagggagaaattactctggaggtaaatgaccagcagtatatccaaataatgagtttatccctaactagtgttcctacagaaggaaaaatcagcgaagaaatcatgaaccaggtatatcccggggtatgggccaccgatgtgcccgggaaagcaaagaatgcttcacctgttgaggttaagctcaaagacggacgacagctggtaagaatcaaacaatatcccctaaggaaggaggacagggagggaattcagccaataatagaaaaatttttgcaactgggattattaaaggaatgcgaatctgactttaacactcccatactacctgtccgtaaacccgacgggtcatatcgggtggtccaggacctacgggctataaataagataactgaggatctctacccagtagtggctaatccatatactctgttaactgtattaacgcctgagctaacttggtttactgttttagacctgaaggatgccttcttttgcctccctctccataaagccagccagaaaatatttgcattcgaatgggaaaaccccaaaaccggtcgcaagactcaactcacctggacggtgttgccacaaggattcaaaaatagccctacgatttttggcaatcagcttgcaaaggacttggaatcatgggaaatcccgtctgaaaagggaaaactgctacaatacgtggatgatatcctgattgccaccgaaacagagaatgattgtatcacctggacggtgagtctattaaatttcttggggctccaagggtaccgggtgtctaagaagaaagcccaagtaatacagcgcaaggtgatttatttgggctatgaaatcagtgctggacaaaggactttgggacaggcccgaaaagaaataatatgccaaactccgagaccgcaaacggtgaaggagttacgaactttcctggggatgactgggtggtgccgactgtggatctacaactatggactgcttgttaaacccctgtatgcactaacgaccactgagcagaaaccccttaaatggaacaaagagaccatacgggcctttgagctgctaaaaaaggccctgatgtcggccccagccttgggactcccagatgcaagtaagccatttttccttttttcccacgagaagcaagggattgccctaggcatattagctcaagatctgggcccgtatcgacgagcagttgcctacctttccaaacaattggatgcaactgcaaagggttggccgggatgcttgcgagcaatcgcggccgtagtactaaacatccaggaagcccgaaaattcaccctgggccagaaaatgactgtgttggtgtcccatacagtatctgcagtactagaagcaaaaggtggacactggctttccccacaaagattcttgaaataccaggctataatggtagaacaagatgatgtggagattgtagtcactaacattgtcaatccagcctctttcctcagtaaaaacacaggagaaccagtgcatcatgactgtctggaaaccatggaagcaacatattcgagccgttcggacctgagagacagtcctatggaaaacacggaaaattggttcacggatggaagcagctatgtcctaagtggtaaaagacatgccggatatgccattaccaccagtcaggaagtaatagagtcaaggcctttgcccatgaatacctctgcacaaaaggcagaaataattgctctaactcgcgccttggaattggcccgaggcaaagctgtgaatatctatacagactcgaagtatgcctttggagttgtacatgcgcatggagcaatctggaaggagagaggattactgaacacacagggtaaaaacatcaaacatgcagaggagatcctgaaactgttggaggcagtccaactccctgagaaagtggcgatcatgcacattaaagcgcaccagaaagtgaattcggagttggaaagaggaaatgagctggcggacagagaggcaaaacaggcagccaaagcaaaggtaaaaacagaaggagctttagtccctgacgggcgaatctccctagaag tctcttacagaaaagactttggagccacagtgggaaggaccattccaggtactccttacctccttcacggcaatcaagattga